Sequence from the Corallococcus soli genome:
GCCCTGGAGCGCGACCAGCCGGCCGGTGCGCTCGCAGAGCTCCAGCAGGTGCCGCACGCGGTGGAGGTTGGAGGAGAACTGCGCGACGACGATGCGGCCCTTCGTCTCGTGGAAGAGGCGCTCGAAGGTGGTCTGCACCACGCGCTCGCTGCCCGTCTCGTCGGGGAGCTCCGAGTTGGTGGAGTCCGACAGCAGGCACAGCACGCCCTCTTCGCCAGCCTCACCCCAGCGCTCCAGGTCCGTCTTCAGCCCGTCGATGGGATCCGGATCCAGCTTGAAGTCGCCGGTGTGGATGATGGTGCCTTCGGGCGTGCGGACGATGTAGCCCACCGCGTCCGGCACGGTGTGCGTGACGCGCGTGGCCTCCACCGTGAAGGCGGTGCCGACCTTGAAGGGCGTGCGCGGTTCGATTTCGCGCAGGTCCGCCTCCACGCCCAGCTCCTCCAGCCGGTTGCGCGCCAGCGCCAGCGTGAAGCGCGTGCCGTAGACGGGGACCGGCAACTCGTCGAGCAGGTAGGGGAGCGCGCCAATGTGGTCTTCGTGCCCGTGCGTCAGCACCACGCCCTTGAACTGCGCGGCGTTGCGTTTCAGGTGGGTGAAGTCCGGGACGATGATGTCGACCCCCGGCATCCCGGCCGAGGGGAACATCAGTCCCGCATCGATGAGCAGCAGCTCCCCACGACAGGCGAGCACCATGGCGTTGAGGCCGATTTCGCCGAGGCCGCCCAGAGGTATGACGTGGAGCATGTGCCCGCAGTCTAAGGACTTGCCCCACCGGGCGCGTGGGAATCCGCACCCCCTGGCGTTTCCCCACCACCGGCCGCCTGCTTGACGGATTCAAACTAAAGGCTTAGTTGCATTGGAACTAAGTCCTTAGTTCGTCTTGAGGAGAGGTCGCTGGCATGTCCAGGTCGCCGTCCACCGAGGAGCCCCGGCCGCTGACGCCGGTGGAGCTGGAGCTGATGCAGCTCGTGTGGAAGCTGGGGGAGGTGAGCGTGGCGGACGTGCTCGCGGCGCTGCCGCCGGAGCGCAAGCTGGCCTACACGTCGGTGTCCACGGTGCTGCGCATCCTGGAGCAGAAGGGCGTGGTGCACAGCCGCAAGGAGGGGCGCGGGCACCTGTATTCGGCGCGGCTGTCGCGCGAGGCCTACGAGGCCCAGAGCGTGCGGCACCTGGTGGCGACGGTGTTCGACGGCACCCCTTCTTCGCTGGTGGCGCGGCTGGTGGAGGCGGTGCCGCTGTCGGCGGAGGAGGTGGAGCAGATCCGCAAG
This genomic interval carries:
- a CDS encoding BlaI/MecI/CopY family transcriptional regulator; its protein translation is MSRSPSTEEPRPLTPVELELMQLVWKLGEVSVADVLAALPPERKLAYTSVSTVLRILEQKGVVHSRKEGRGHLYSARLSREAYEAQSVRHLVATVFDGTPSSLVARLVEAVPLSAEEVEQIRKLLGRKGGR